In the Candidatus Zixiibacteriota bacterium genome, AATTTGAAGTGGAGAAAACTCAAGCAATTGCGACGGGTTATTTATTATTGCCTTAAATCTGAGTTCTATATATGGGTTTACCGGGTCGTTAGTTTCAAGCTTAATCGATTTAGTGATTTTGCCATTGTATTTCCCCGAATAGAAAACAATATCAATACTCGAACGTTCTCCCGGCGCAACATCAATATCGGATAAACGAGTTGATGTACAGCCGCAGGTTGGCTTGATTTTAGAGATTATCAGGGTATCTGTTCCGGTGTTTGAAAACCAATAATTATGAGTAACATTTGAACCTTTGGTTATCGAGCCAAAATTAAATATGGTTTGCTCAAAGACAATTCGGGCATTTGATTTGGATAATCTGATGCTTGGATTAATAGGTTGGCCGTAACTTGCAGTTGTTATTAAACATATAATCGAGAACGCGATTAACGGTAATTTTATTGTTTTCATACCTAAGTCTCCTTTATCTATTTTATAAAATATCTTTTATTATAAAATGTCAAGCAATTTCCCCAATGCGTTTCAAATGTTGTCAAGTAGGGGCGCTCGACAGCTCTGGCAGAAAAAAAACACATGTTATAATTTACGAATAATGCGAATTAGATGCAATGAAAGTCCTGCTTGTAACAATAGCAAGTGTTTCAAGTTGAATGCAAGGAAACTAAATTTTTGTCGATAAAAGATATAATCAGGCAAAATTAATCAAGGAGGATATTATGTTTGGCAATTATGATCAACTTTTCGGCTTATTGCATGGAAGTTATAAGCTCCCTAACCTCGAATATTTACTACATCTGAATAAAGGACAAAAACACAACATGATGAGAAGCAACGGCAAGCATAACAGATTGCCAGGCTTGCAATCATCAAAAACTGCTCCGCTCCCGAGCGTTGAACCCGGAAGTGATGCGATAACCATTAATATGCAAAAACCATCCCCAATGGATAATCGATTACTTAATATGTTATACAAACCTGATAATATTATGAAAAACCATCCGGGGAAAGCGCCCGAAATTGAAAACCAACCATCACCATCAACCCAAACTCAAACAGAACTAACAGAACAAAAATTTCTGAATATGGTCAACTTAAATCTTGATTTCAATATAGAAGA is a window encoding:
- a CDS encoding DUF1573 domain-containing protein; its protein translation is MKTIKLPLIAFSIICLITTASYGQPINPSIRLSKSNARIVFEQTIFNFGSITKGSNVTHNYWFSNTGTDTLIISKIKPTCGCTSTRLSDIDVAPGERSSIDIVFYSGKYNGKITKSIKLETNDPVNPYIELRFKAIINNPSQLLEFSPLQIDFETVPRGTEKQVIVSLTNMADEKVKIVMPVKPSDAFIKTSLKKSKLKPGDTTELTLTLLKNLEPGKFLTSISIEMEEKPNSRITIPISGNIDDDSSDE